Within bacterium, the genomic segment ACCCGCGGGTGCCCGGTGCGCTGGCGCTCGTCCACGACGATGCGGCCGCTCTTCTGCGCCAGCCCCGCGATGCCGGCGGTGAGGGCGGCGTCGCCCTCCTGGCCGATCGCGAAGATGATCGTGTCGGCGGGGATGTCGTGCTCGGTCCCCGCGGCCGGCTCGGGGCGCCGCCTCCCGGAGGCGTCCGGTGCGCCCAGGGCCATGGTCACGCAGCGCAGTCCCGCGGCCTTGCCGTTCTTCTCCAGAACCGCGACCGGCGCGGTCAGCAGCCGCAGCTTCACACCCTCGTCGCGCGCCGCCTCGACCTCCTCGCGCTGCGCGGGCATCTCGTCTTCGCCGCGGCGGTAGATGATGGTGACGTCCTTCGCGCCGAGGCGCACCGCCACGCGCGCCGCGTCGATCGCCGAGTTGCCGCCCCCGACGACCGCGACCCGCCTGCCGATCTTCGTGCGGTCGCGCAGGTTGACGTCCATGAGGAAGGCGAGGGCGCCCTGCGCGCCGGGGAGGTGCTCGCCGGGGATGTCGGCCGCCCGGTCCTTCGGGGCCCCGGTTGCGAGCACGACCGCGGCAAATCCCTCCGCGCCGAGGAGCGCGTCAATCGTGATGTCGGTGCCGACCCGCACCCCGTTCTGGATGTCGATGCCCATCTGCTTGAGAAACGCGACCTCGTAGCAGACGATCGCGTGCGGCAGCCGGTACTCCGGGATGCCGGCGCGCAGCAGGCCGCCGGAGAGATCCTCGGCCTCGAAGATCGTGACGCCGTAGCCGAGGCGCCGCAGCTCGAAGGCGGCCATCAGCCCCGCGGGCCCGGAGCCGACCACGGCGATACGCTCGGCGCGCTCGACGGCCGGCGCAGGATACGCGAACGAGACCTTCTCGGCCATCTCCAGATCGGCGGCATAGCGCTTGAGCTTGCAGATGGCGACCGGCTCGTCGACCTCGCCGCGGCGGCAGGCGGCCTCGCAGGGGTGCGTGCAGACGCGGCCGCAGACGCCCGGCAGCGGGTTGCGCTCTCGCACGACGGCGAGTGCCTCGCGGTGGCGTCCCTTGGCGATGAGGGCGACGTACGCCTGGGCATTGACGCCGATCGGGCAGGCGGTGCGGCAGGGCGGACGGCCGGCCTTCGCGATGCGCGCGACCTGCGGCCCGAGGTCGGCGGGCGGGAGCGTCACGGCGCGGTGCCCAGCGGCGCCCCCCTCGGCCGGCAGTTCGACGGGGCAGACCGGGACGCACTTGCCGCAGGCGGTGCAGCGCGCTGGGTCCACCGGCTGCGGCGCGATCCTCAGCCGCGCGGCGAGGCCCTCGCCGTCCGGCTCGAGCGCCTCGACCGTCGCGCCCTCGAGGACCTCGATGTTCGGATGGTTGCGCAGCGCGGTCAGGAGCGGGACCTCGTCGTAGAGGGACGAGCCGAGGGCGCCGCCGGCGGCCGGGGTCACCGCGCCCCGCGTGCAGACGGTCACCGGGAGTCCGCCGTCGGCCAACTCCAGCGCGAGGCGCACGCCGGCGGCGTCCGCCCCTGCGATCAGGATGCGGTGTCCGCCCTGGGTCATGGGCAGCAGGATCCTCCGGAGTCCTCGTCGCGGCCCTTGCGCTCGATGAGCAGCAACTCGCCGTGGGTGAAGCCGCGCGCGAACGCGCCGAGGTTCAGATCCTCGGTCCCCTTGGGCACGGAGGTGCGGATCGTCTCCTCCATCGCCGCGCGACCGACCACGCCGGTGACCGCCACGAGGAACCCGAGCATCACGATGTTGGCGACCATCTTGCGGCCGGCCTCGGTCGCCAGTTCCGTCGCGGGGATCCCGAAGACCCGATCGGCCGGGTAGTCGTCGGGCAGCCGCACGAGGTCCTCCTCGATCAGCAGTTTCCCGCCGTGCGCGAGCGCCGGCGCGTACTTCGTGAAGCCCTCCTGGCTCATGCAGACGACGACGTCCGCGCTCTCGATGTAGGGGTAGAGGATCGGCTCGTCCGAGATCGTGACCTGCACGAGCGTTGCCCCGCCGCGGGCCTCCGGGCCGTAGGCCTGGATCAGCGTCGCCTCGCGCTTGTCGTGGATGGAGGCCGCCTTGCCGAGGATGTGGCCGGCGAGCACGACGCCCTGGCCGCCGAAGCCGGTGAGCATGACGCGGGCGGTGCTCACTGTGCGCCCTCCCGCGGGACCACGAGGCCGAGCCGCTCGGCCAGCGTCGGCCGCGGCCGGTCCACGAAGCGCCCGACCACCAGCGTCCCCTCGGGGTCGATCTCCACGTCCTGCACGTTCGCGCCGTGGCGGATCTCGCTCTTCTCGTGGAAGCGCTTCATCATCTCGACCGCCTCGCCGAGCTTGTTGCGGCGCCCGTAGGCGGTGGGGCAGGGGGCGATGACCTCGATGAACCGGAAGCCCGGCTTGCCCAGCGCCTCGAGGATCGACGCCTGCAGCGGCCGCGCGTGCAGCGTCGTCCAGCGCGCGACGAACACGGCGCCTGCCGCCGCCGCCAGGTACGGCAGGTTGAAGGGCGTCTCCGGGTTGCCGCGCGGGGTGGTCGTGCTCTTGTGGCCCGTCGGCGTCGTCGGTCCCGCCTGCCCGCCGGTCATGCCGTAGGTGAAGTTGTTGACGCAGACCACCATGAGATCGACGTTGCGCCGCGCCGCGTGGATGAAGTGGTTGCCGCCGATCGCGAAGAGGTCGCCGTCGCCGGAGACGACCATGACCTTGAGCTTCGGGTTGGCCAGGTGCAGCCCCGTCGCGTAGGGGAGGGCGCGCCCGTGCGTCGTGTGGAACGAGTCCAGCCGCAGGTAGCCGGGGACGCGCGCCGTGCAGCCGATGCCGGAGACGACAGCGAGGTCCTCCTCGGGAAGCGCGGACTCGACGATGGCGTCGAGCAGCGCCTTGAGCACCGTGCCGATGCCGCAGCCCGGGCACCAGATGTGGGGCATCCGGTCGGCCCGCAGCAGGTGGTCGATCGGGTTGACGGTCGGGGCGATCGCGCTCATGCCTTCCTCCGGGCGGACGGGTCGCGCACGGCGGCGAGTTGCTCGCGCACGACCTGCAGGATCATCT encodes:
- a CDS encoding thiamine pyrophosphate-dependent enzyme — protein: MSAIAPTVNPIDHLLRADRMPHIWCPGCGIGTVLKALLDAIVESALPEEDLAVVSGIGCTARVPGYLRLDSFHTTHGRALPYATGLHLANPKLKVMVVSGDGDLFAIGGNHFIHAARRNVDLMVVCVNNFTYGMTGGQAGPTTPTGHKSTTTPRGNPETPFNLPYLAAAAGAVFVARWTTLHARPLQASILEALGKPGFRFIEVIAPCPTAYGRRNKLGEAVEMMKRFHEKSEIRHGANVQDVEIDPEGTLVVGRFVDRPRPTLAERLGLVVPREGAQ
- a CDS encoding FAD-dependent oxidoreductase, with translation MTQGGHRILIAGADAAGVRLALELADGGLPVTVCTRGAVTPAAGGALGSSLYDEVPLLTALRNHPNIEVLEGATVEALEPDGEGLAARLRIAPQPVDPARCTACGKCVPVCPVELPAEGGAAGHRAVTLPPADLGPQVARIAKAGRPPCRTACPIGVNAQAYVALIAKGRHREALAVVRERNPLPGVCGRVCTHPCEAACRRGEVDEPVAICKLKRYAADLEMAEKVSFAYPAPAVERAERIAVVGSGPAGLMAAFELRRLGYGVTIFEAEDLSGGLLRAGIPEYRLPHAIVCYEVAFLKQMGIDIQNGVRVGTDITIDALLGAEGFAAVVLATGAPKDRAADIPGEHLPGAQGALAFLMDVNLRDRTKIGRRVAVVGGGNSAIDAARVAVRLGAKDVTIIYRRGEDEMPAQREEVEAARDEGVKLRLLTAPVAVLEKNGKAAGLRCVTMALGAPDASGRRRPEPAAGTEHDIPADTIIFAIGQEGDAALTAGIAGLAQKSGRIVVDERQRTGHPRVFAAGDAVRGPDSVIWSMAEGQRAALAVHAALSGEAVAMPDWTRTDYDRSAPLRARIAKAARKKAPHIAMAQRTAGFTEVEGRFREKDAIAEASRCLQCGICCECGACVTACGEARAIDHAGRVRAVSLPLLAAVRTDAHEPVGAGAEHLAADGNAVSAAALLARLRDDAHGALEARRRALPVASGVRVVLCTCNDSIHHRELIAPLAEEIVEIPGVVGATVVNSACQREGAEVVAAGIAAGENARVVLAACLCCPLEILCGSCTQQRARAKRNLFAGEGIPPERVETVNLRDEVLNQAGLDRERALRLARRLLRGAVARALADGAMA
- a CDS encoding 2-oxoacid:acceptor oxidoreductase family protein, whose amino-acid sequence is MSTARVMLTGFGGQGVVLAGHILGKAASIHDKREATLIQAYGPEARGGATLVQVTISDEPILYPYIESADVVVCMSQEGFTKYAPALAHGGKLLIEEDLVRLPDDYPADRVFGIPATELATEAGRKMVANIVMLGFLVAVTGVVGRAAMEETIRTSVPKGTEDLNLGAFARGFTHGELLLIERKGRDEDSGGSCCP